The following proteins are encoded in a genomic region of Nicotiana sylvestris chromosome 4, ASM39365v2, whole genome shotgun sequence:
- the LOC104211711 gene encoding extensin-3, translating to MAKIVSLLATLVVALLSLSFPLECKANYYYSSPPPPTKKYVYSSPPPPVYKYKSPPPPLPIYRSPPPPVYKYKSPPPPVYKYKSPPPPPPVYKSPPPPVYKYKSPPPPVYKYKSPPPPPPVYKSPPPPVYKYKSPPPPVYKYKSPPPPPPVYKSPPPPVYKYKSPPPPPPVHKSPPPPIYKYKSPPPPVYKYKSPPPPPPMYKSPPPPVYKHKSPPPPPPVYKYKSPPPPVYKYKSPPPPPPVYKSPPPPIYKYKSPPPPPPVYKSPPPPVYKYKSPPPPPPVYKSPPPPVYKSPPPPYHYYYTSPPPPHY from the coding sequence ATGGCTAAAATAGTCTCTCTTCTCGCCACTCTTGTAGTGGCTTTACTGTCCCTTAGCTTTCCTTTAGAATGCAAAGCAAATTACTACTATAGTTCTCCTCCTCCACCAACCAAGAAGTACGTGTACTCATCACCACCACCTCCAGTTTATAAGTACAAATCCCCGCCACCACCTCTACCAATTTATAGATCTCCACCACCACCCGTTTACAAGTATAAGTCTCCACCACCACCTGTTTATAAGTACAAGTCTCCACCACCACCTCCACCAGTCTATAAATCCCCACCGCCACCTGTTTACAAGTACAAGTCCCCACCACCACCCGTTTACAAGTACAAGTCTCCACCACCACCTCCACCAGTTTATAAATCCCCACCGCCACCCGTTTACAAGTATAAGTCCCCACCACCACCCGTTTATAAGTACAAGTCTCCACCACCACCTCCACCAGTTTATAAATCCCCACCACCACCCGTTTACAAGTACAAGTCCCCACCACCACCTCCACCAGTCCATAAATCCCCACCGCCACCTATTTACAAGTACAAGTCCCCACCACCACCCGTTTACAAGTACAAGTCTCCACCACCACCTCCACCAATGTACAAATCCCCACCACCACCCGTTTACAAGCATAAGTCTCCTCCACCACCTCCTCCGGTTTACAAATACAAATCACCACCACCACCCGTTTATAAATACAAATCACCACCACCGCCTCCTCCGGTCTACAAATCTCCACCACCACCTATTTACAAGTACAAGTCTCCTCCACCACCTCCTCCAGTCTACAAATCCCCACCACCACCAGTTTACAAGTATAAATCACCGCCGCCGCCTCCACCAGTTTATAAATCTCCACCACCCCCAGTTTACAAGTCTCCACCACCCCCTTACCACTATTATTACACATCTCCACCTCCTCCTCACTACTAG